The following coding sequences are from one Treponema parvum window:
- the hisH gene encoding imidazole glycerol phosphate synthase subunit HisH, whose amino-acid sequence MTGIVDYNAGNISSVERALSALNAPFILSKSPSALENCERLIFPGVGNASYAMEQLRITGFDRFLKDWAKSGKLLMGICLGAQIIFEYSEEDNTECLGLVKGSVRHFASVRKELNANVGENLKVPHMGWNDIDTVNGSSKLLEGIPPKSDFYFVHSYVMQPEDKSVIKAVSDYGFPVPACIESGNISAFQFHPEKSGAQGLAILKNYVKKDCPSCRSGDRFLVGECDLEGGKIC is encoded by the coding sequence ATGACAGGAATAGTCGATTACAATGCGGGAAATATCAGCAGCGTGGAGAGGGCTCTTTCAGCGTTAAATGCGCCGTTCATCCTTTCAAAAAGTCCCTCGGCGCTGGAAAACTGCGAAAGGCTGATCTTTCCCGGGGTGGGCAACGCCTCTTATGCCATGGAGCAGCTTAGGATCACGGGCTTTGACCGCTTTCTTAAAGACTGGGCTAAATCGGGTAAGCTTCTCATGGGGATCTGCCTCGGCGCTCAGATAATATTTGAATATTCGGAAGAAGATAATACCGAATGTCTGGGACTGGTAAAAGGTTCCGTGCGGCATTTCGCTTCGGTCCGGAAGGAATTAAACGCAAATGTAGGCGAAAATCTGAAAGTTCCCCACATGGGCTGGAACGATATAGACACCGTAAACGGATCTTCAAAACTTTTGGAAGGAATCCCTCCTAAAAGCGACTTTTACTTTGTGCATTCATATGTGATGCAGCCTGAAGACAAATCCGTCATAAAAGCCGTATCGGACTACGGTTTTCCGGTTCCCGCATGCATTGAAAGCGGTAATATTTCCGCATTCCAATTTCATCCTGAAAAATCAGGCGCGCAGGGATTAGCGATCCTTAAAAATTACGTAAAAAAAGATTGCCCGTCTTGCCGCAGCGGAGATCGGTTTTTAGTCGGCGAATGCGATTTGGAAGGCGGTAAAATATGTTAA
- a CDS encoding ATP-binding protein, with amino-acid sequence MGDKKNSEVFRTLFIENLKRFKDEQLIKILCGIRRSGKSTILKSYKKELLSLGIKNRNIADRLYTSMEFEKGFDSVKMHAELKEFISKADKNQKVYLLLDEVQEIQGWEKCVNSLFESENVDIYVTGSNSKLLSSEISTYLTGRFVQIPVYTLSFAEFIEFKKFYCPVKTEPPSESYFEQYLRCGGFPFIAKTNHTQEENYQIIDGIFSTVVTRDISKRHNISNLEMFNRVVRFILENLGKNFSAKTIFDFFKSQHRSVAIETIYNYLAWLEDAFIIYRCNRYAIQGKEVLKTQEKYYLSDIGFKYSQLGYEPKAIASVLENIVYLELRRRGFTVYIGKYGNKEIDFVAVKQTQRFYAQVCRTLPENSDRETGNLKAIKDNYPKYVITMDSSVCGTDDGIQIVHIKDFLLQKEW; translated from the coding sequence ATGGGCGATAAAAAAAATTCGGAAGTTTTCAGAACTTTATTTATAGAAAATCTCAAACGATTTAAAGACGAGCAGCTCATAAAAATACTGTGCGGCATTCGTCGCAGCGGCAAATCTACCATTCTTAAAAGCTATAAAAAAGAATTGCTTTCTCTCGGCATAAAAAATCGGAATATTGCGGATCGGTTATATACTTCGATGGAATTTGAAAAAGGTTTCGATTCAGTAAAAATGCATGCCGAACTTAAAGAATTTATCTCAAAAGCGGATAAAAATCAAAAAGTTTATCTGCTTTTGGATGAAGTGCAGGAAATACAAGGCTGGGAAAAGTGCGTTAATTCGCTTTTTGAAAGCGAAAATGTCGATATATATGTTACGGGTTCCAATTCCAAACTGCTTTCGAGCGAAATTTCGACTTATCTTACCGGACGCTTCGTTCAGATTCCCGTTTACACGCTTTCTTTTGCGGAATTCATTGAGTTTAAAAAATTCTATTGTCCGGTAAAAACCGAACCGCCGTCAGAATCGTATTTCGAACAATACCTTCGATGCGGCGGATTTCCGTTTATCGCAAAAACAAATCACACGCAGGAAGAAAATTATCAAATCATCGACGGAATTTTTTCTACCGTCGTTACGCGGGATATATCCAAGCGACACAATATTTCCAATCTTGAAATGTTCAATCGCGTCGTCAGGTTCATTCTCGAAAATCTCGGCAAGAATTTCAGCGCAAAAACGATCTTCGACTTTTTTAAAAGCCAACACCGCTCAGTCGCTATCGAAACGATTTACAATTATCTTGCATGGCTGGAAGACGCTTTTATCATATACCGCTGCAACCGATATGCAATTCAGGGAAAAGAAGTCTTAAAAACGCAGGAAAAATATTACCTTTCCGATATCGGCTTTAAATACAGTCAACTCGGCTATGAGCCGAAAGCGATTGCATCTGTTTTGGAAAACATCGTATATCTTGAATTGCGACGCCGGGGGTTTACCGTTTACATCGGAAAGTACGGCAACAAGGAAATCGATTTTGTCGCCGTCAAACAGACGCAAAGGTTTTACGCACAGGTTTGCAGAACATTACCCGAAAATTCCGATCGCGAGACGGGCAATTTGAAAGCGATAAAAGACAACTATCCCAAATACGTTATTACCATGGATTCGTCCGTGTGCGGAACTGACGACGGCATACAAATCGTCCACATAAAAGATTTCCTGCTGCAAAAAGAATGGTAG
- a CDS encoding EFR1 family ferrodoxin (N-terminal region resembles flavodoxins. C-terminal ferrodoxin region binds two 4Fe-4S clusters.) has product MNGIYFSGTGNTKYCTEALAKATGGRACSTESREALEVLRASDEIALGYPIYFSDIPRIVKAFITEHAAMFRGKRVFIIATMGLFSGDGAGLAARLLRKCGAAVTGGLHLRMPDCISDVKLLKKTPEENGALIAAAQKKIVQAADAIKRGTYPKDGLSFLHRIAGLFGQRLWFKMHAKKLRERLKIRTERCIGCGICAANCPSKSLYIENNKAVFHPGNCTICYRCINNCSTKAITLIGRDVFEQCRFENYATQ; this is encoded by the coding sequence ATGAACGGAATTTATTTCAGCGGAACGGGAAACACAAAATACTGTACGGAAGCGCTCGCAAAAGCGACCGGCGGCAGAGCTTGCAGCACGGAATCACGCGAAGCGCTTGAAGTTTTACGCGCGTCGGATGAAATCGCGCTCGGCTACCCGATTTATTTCAGCGACATCCCGCGTATCGTAAAAGCGTTCATTACGGAACACGCCGCTATGTTCCGCGGAAAACGCGTTTTTATTATCGCGACGATGGGGCTTTTCAGCGGAGACGGCGCGGGGCTTGCGGCCCGACTGCTTCGAAAATGCGGAGCTGCCGTTACGGGAGGCTTACACCTGCGTATGCCGGACTGTATTTCCGATGTAAAGCTCTTGAAAAAAACGCCGGAAGAAAACGGGGCGCTCATAGCTGCGGCACAAAAGAAGATTGTACAGGCAGCGGATGCCATAAAGCGGGGAACCTATCCGAAAGACGGCTTATCTTTTTTACATCGAATTGCAGGTTTGTTCGGACAGCGTCTGTGGTTTAAAATGCATGCGAAAAAATTGAGAGAACGGCTTAAAATCCGAACGGAACGCTGCATCGGCTGCGGCATATGCGCGGCAAACTGTCCTTCAAAATCATTATATATCGAAAACAATAAAGCCGTATTCCATCCCGGAAACTGCACGATATGCTACCGCTGCATAAACAACTGTTCGACAAAGGCGATCACGCTTATAGGCAGGGACGTATTCGAGCAGTGCCGCTTTGAAAATTATGCAACGCAATAA
- the hisF gene encoding imidazole glycerol phosphate synthase subunit HisF, with protein sequence MLKKRIIICLDVKDGRTTKGIKFQNNKDIGDPVEMAAEYYRQGVDELVFYDIMASAHGRGPILKLIEKVAAQVFIPFCVGGGIGTIDDIRSTILAGAEKVSLNSQAVKNPSLIKEGARVFGNQCIALGMDAAKDDSMPSGYRIYINGGRIATELDAREWAQKAVSLGAGEIVLNSIDADGTKAGYEVNLTRMIAESVEVPVIASGGGGAVDHIKEVLTEGKAAAALIATMVHSGEYTVPKIKKELAKCGIPMRI encoded by the coding sequence ATGTTAAAAAAACGCATAATCATATGCCTTGACGTAAAAGATGGACGAACCACAAAAGGAATAAAATTCCAAAACAATAAGGATATAGGCGATCCTGTGGAAATGGCGGCGGAATATTACCGGCAGGGAGTAGACGAACTTGTTTTTTACGACATAATGGCGTCTGCACACGGACGAGGTCCGATCCTTAAACTGATCGAAAAGGTTGCCGCGCAGGTTTTTATTCCTTTTTGCGTAGGAGGCGGAATAGGCACGATCGACGATATTCGCTCCACCATACTTGCAGGGGCCGAAAAAGTAAGCCTTAATTCACAGGCGGTAAAAAATCCTTCGCTTATAAAAGAAGGCGCCCGCGTTTTCGGCAATCAATGTATAGCGCTGGGCATGGACGCCGCAAAAGACGACTCGATGCCTTCGGGTTACCGCATATACATAAACGGAGGACGAATCGCAACGGAACTTGACGCGCGCGAATGGGCGCAAAAAGCGGTTTCGCTCGGAGCGGGTGAAATAGTTCTGAATTCCATAGATGCCGACGGAACAAAGGCCGGCTACGAGGTAAATCTCACGCGGATGATTGCGGAAAGCGTCGAAGTTCCGGTAATAGCTTCGGGCGGCGGCGGCGCCGTAGACCACATTAAAGAAGTTCTAACAGAGGGAAAAGCCGCCGCCGCTCTTATTGCAACTATGGTCCATTCGGGAGAATATACGGTTCCGAAAATAAAAAAGGAACTTGCAAAATGCGGTATTCCTATGAGAATATGA
- a CDS encoding acyl-[acyl-carrier-protein] thioesterase — protein sequence MEEFKEWFDYVKDNNGNEIPIFNREAKIYFSQCSADNKLNLYELLKLCSDSATEDYNLRGFSWKMLWENQVIILLSRQSFRFFKRPQSDERIRIVTWEETPEPLQLVRRYKILSDAEDVLITGHSTWLLVNPDTRKIIRTKDFNLRSPVPNYLVPYEGIPTGKIILPENMQELNRRPICFTDIDSNGHTNNSRYGAFTVDCLPEEYQKKDFTDFRINYSKEAVRGQTLTMFAHFDDEAKKITVAGKADHNVCFESELFYK from the coding sequence ATGGAAGAATTTAAAGAATGGTTTGACTATGTAAAAGACAATAACGGAAACGAAATCCCGATTTTTAATAGAGAAGCTAAGATATATTTCAGCCAATGCAGCGCCGACAATAAGTTGAATCTTTACGAACTTTTAAAACTGTGCTCCGACTCTGCAACGGAAGATTACAATCTGCGCGGGTTTTCGTGGAAAATGCTTTGGGAAAATCAAGTTATAATTCTTCTTTCAAGGCAATCCTTTCGTTTTTTTAAAAGACCTCAATCGGACGAGAGGATTCGTATAGTGACGTGGGAAGAAACGCCCGAACCCTTGCAGCTGGTTCGCCGTTATAAGATCCTGTCGGACGCGGAAGATGTTCTGATCACAGGTCACAGCACATGGCTCTTGGTAAACCCCGACACAAGGAAAATAATACGCACTAAGGATTTTAACCTCCGGTCGCCTGTCCCGAATTATCTTGTGCCGTACGAGGGAATTCCGACGGGAAAGATAATTTTGCCTGAAAACATGCAGGAATTAAACCGGCGCCCTATTTGTTTTACCGACATAGACAGCAACGGGCATACGAACAATTCGCGATACGGAGCTTTTACCGTAGATTGTCTGCCGGAAGAATATCAGAAAAAAGATTTTACGGATTTTAGAATAAATTATTCAAAAGAGGCCGTAAGAGGTCAGACGCTTACGATGTTCGCACATTTCGATGACGAAGCAAAAAAGATTACGGTTGCGGGAAAAGCCGATCATAACGTCTGCTTTGAGAGCGAACTGTTTTATAAATGA
- a CDS encoding UDP-N-acetylmuramoyl-L-alanyl-D-glutamate--2,6-diaminopimelate ligase → MIKKLSNIISAFENSFTKSDGFTPCKSDLSVTIDGLFFDSRDVAPGSLFFALPGTHVNGNEFIPAAVEKGANVIIFQGDFEKDLQIKIEDAVSKRGAKNAPVFCKVPDSRFAMAPVADAFYDHPSKKLIVIGVTGTEGKSSTVAFIWQLLRLCGKKAGFISTVQFSLGEEAVNNPQHQTTPEAPIIQESLYKMVENGCEYAVIESSSHGLSKKLNRTGNILFDCGIFMNVALEHLEFHKTFEQYRFDKANLFRSLDEHDHVKTINGKTTQVPAFGIVNLEDPSAKYFISATEQTVYGFTSAGFAGKAGAKKNNFNLPPIPAGVSYIAAKNIVSARNALSFDIDCKNFSGEGEIIHVKTRLPGAFNAYNLMAAAVAVNGLTGLGFEQICSKMSDLVPITGRMTTIEKGQPFEVIVDYAHTPSSFETVFPPIRKRCEKRIFALFGSGGERDLKKRPLQGKIAAKFSDVIILTDEDPRGEDPVELLQMIAEGAKEEGKIPGKDMFITPDRPRAIRQAFSMAKEGDIVLLLGKSHENSIIYKDRVMPYDEIQEAINALSEMGFNT, encoded by the coding sequence ATGATAAAAAAATTATCAAATATAATCTCTGCGTTTGAAAACAGTTTTACAAAGAGCGACGGGTTCACTCCGTGCAAATCCGATCTTTCGGTCACGATCGACGGCCTGTTTTTCGATTCACGCGACGTCGCGCCCGGTTCTCTTTTTTTTGCGCTTCCCGGAACTCACGTAAACGGAAATGAATTTATTCCGGCGGCCGTCGAAAAAGGCGCAAACGTCATAATATTTCAGGGCGACTTTGAAAAAGATCTGCAAATTAAAATCGAAGACGCCGTTTCAAAACGGGGAGCAAAGAACGCTCCCGTTTTTTGTAAGGTTCCCGACAGCCGTTTTGCAATGGCTCCCGTAGCCGACGCTTTTTACGATCATCCTTCAAAAAAACTCATTGTAATAGGCGTAACGGGCACCGAAGGAAAAAGTTCCACAGTCGCATTCATATGGCAGCTTTTACGCTTGTGCGGAAAAAAAGCGGGATTTATTTCCACCGTACAGTTTTCACTCGGAGAAGAAGCCGTAAACAACCCTCAGCACCAGACTACGCCCGAAGCGCCCATAATCCAAGAGTCCTTGTACAAGATGGTAGAAAACGGCTGCGAATACGCAGTTATAGAATCTTCTTCGCACGGACTTTCAAAAAAGCTTAACCGTACAGGAAATATTTTGTTCGATTGCGGTATTTTTATGAACGTCGCTCTCGAACATTTGGAATTTCACAAAACCTTTGAGCAATACCGCTTCGACAAGGCAAATTTATTCAGAAGCCTAGACGAACACGATCACGTAAAGACAATAAACGGCAAAACGACGCAGGTTCCCGCATTCGGAATCGTGAATTTGGAAGACCCTTCCGCAAAATACTTTATAAGCGCCACAGAACAGACTGTCTACGGCTTTACGTCGGCGGGATTTGCAGGAAAAGCCGGCGCAAAAAAAAACAATTTTAACCTTCCGCCCATACCGGCCGGCGTTTCCTACATCGCTGCAAAAAACATCGTTTCTGCGCGAAACGCTCTGTCGTTTGACATCGACTGTAAAAACTTCTCAGGCGAAGGTGAAATTATTCACGTAAAAACAAGGCTCCCCGGCGCGTTCAACGCATACAACCTTATGGCGGCCGCAGTTGCGGTAAACGGTTTAACGGGATTGGGCTTTGAACAAATATGTTCGAAAATGAGCGATCTCGTTCCCATCACGGGCAGAATGACTACAATAGAAAAGGGGCAGCCCTTTGAAGTTATCGTAGACTATGCGCATACTCCTTCATCCTTTGAAACCGTCTTTCCGCCCATAAGAAAACGCTGTGAAAAAAGAATATTCGCGCTTTTCGGAAGCGGCGGGGAACGCGATTTAAAAAAACGCCCCCTGCAGGGAAAAATCGCCGCAAAATTCTCGGACGTCATAATTTTAACGGACGAAGATCCTCGCGGCGAAGATCCGGTTGAGCTTTTACAGATGATCGCAGAAGGCGCGAAAGAGGAAGGCAAGATACCGGGAAAGGATATGTTCATTACGCCTGACAGACCCCGTGCTATCAGGCAGGCTTTTTCCATGGCAAAAGAGGGCGATATTGTTTTGCTGTTGGGAAAATCGCATGAAAATTCCATAATCTATAAAGACCGCGTCATGCCGTATGACGAAATTCAAGAAGCAATAAATGCGCTTTCGGAAATGGGTTTTAACACCTGA
- a CDS encoding TetR/AcrR family transcriptional regulator — MCKSNLPYHREGLKNLLIEKGIEIVNTDGVQSFSLRKAAAACKVSHAAPYSHFRNKEELLNAMQLHITERFSKTLESAIGENKEPRELLKNLGIAYVSFFIDNPAYFQFLYSSSDIKVDLTLSIPDEKNYKPYILYKNSVLSLFKKNKYSKEKENDILITIWSFIHGLTALATMKNVHYDKNWKEKITDFMDLLEPSFFK, encoded by the coding sequence ATGTGTAAATCGAATCTGCCGTACCACCGCGAGGGGTTAAAAAATCTTCTAATCGAAAAAGGCATCGAAATCGTCAACACCGACGGCGTACAATCTTTTTCGCTGAGAAAAGCGGCGGCAGCTTGTAAAGTCAGTCACGCAGCTCCGTACAGTCATTTTCGCAACAAAGAGGAATTACTGAACGCGATGCAGCTGCACATCACCGAGCGTTTTTCGAAAACGCTTGAATCGGCTATCGGCGAAAATAAGGAGCCTCGCGAATTGTTAAAAAATTTGGGCATAGCCTATGTTTCTTTTTTTATTGACAATCCCGCCTATTTTCAATTTTTGTATTCCTCGTCCGATATAAAGGTCGATTTAACCTTATCTATACCGGATGAGAAAAATTACAAACCCTATATTCTGTATAAAAATAGCGTCCTTTCATTGTTCAAGAAAAATAAATATTCGAAAGAAAAAGAAAACGATATTTTAATAACGATATGGTCTTTTATACACGGACTTACGGCGTTGGCGACAATGAAAAATGTTCACTACGACAAAAATTGGAAAGAAAAAATTACCGATTTTATGGACTTGCTCGAGCCGTCATTTTTTAAGTAA
- the murD gene encoding UDP-N-acetylmuramoyl-L-alanine--D-glutamate ligase: MSENFFSYPKGCVFKTLKNIKGKHITVMGLGLNGGGEASVRFFLQKGAFVTVTDMKTEDELKPSVERLEKDPSIDKSHLTYRLGEHRIEDFSSADCVIKNPGVKIVGNKFLAAARAIETDISIFLYFSKAPVIAVTGSKGKSSTASAIHYGLCRAGFNAFLGGNITVSPLTFLDETSEKTPVVLELSSWQLADLRGRGTLKPEIAIITKIVPDHQNWYGSMESYVADKRLIYENQTSEDFTVIDAGADEPEAAPKTGGTWGDLFASETKGTVLRYGKAPLPKGVLGVWQEGYGKNFSGKSRLPLNGSVSEEIILKELSVPGPHMKANVLNAALVLRLFGISSERTAQILKDWPGIPHRLQFFYEWKRNASGAGGRKDEGQKFTYRFYNDSCATVPEAAAAATQSFDRPIILIAGGTDKDLDFSALSKVLSQKKKTAVPVRALYLLSGSGTDKLIKRLYPDGTKYKGPFDSLSDLLKTLKADLEDPCARHDSDEKYGFIPIVFSPGATSFGMFVNEFDRGEKFMTEVKKIFT, encoded by the coding sequence ATGTCTGAAAATTTTTTTTCATATCCGAAAGGCTGCGTTTTTAAAACGCTTAAAAACATAAAAGGTAAGCACATTACGGTCATGGGGCTCGGTCTTAACGGAGGAGGAGAAGCTTCGGTGCGCTTTTTTTTACAAAAAGGCGCGTTCGTAACCGTAACCGATATGAAAACCGAAGACGAGCTTAAGCCTTCCGTCGAGCGCCTTGAAAAAGATCCGTCGATAGACAAATCGCATCTTACTTACCGGCTGGGCGAACACAGGATCGAAGATTTTTCATCGGCGGACTGCGTCATAAAAAATCCGGGCGTAAAGATAGTCGGAAACAAATTTCTTGCGGCGGCAAGAGCGATTGAAACCGACATAAGCATATTTTTGTATTTTTCAAAAGCTCCCGTAATTGCCGTTACCGGAAGCAAGGGAAAATCTTCGACGGCAAGCGCAATTCATTACGGACTTTGCAGGGCGGGTTTTAATGCTTTTTTAGGAGGAAATATTACCGTCAGCCCTCTCACATTTTTAGACGAAACATCGGAAAAAACTCCCGTCGTATTGGAACTTTCAAGTTGGCAGTTGGCTGATTTGCGCGGACGGGGAACTCTTAAACCTGAAATCGCAATAATAACAAAGATAGTTCCCGACCACCAAAACTGGTACGGCAGTATGGAAAGCTATGTTGCAGATAAGCGTTTGATCTATGAAAATCAGACGTCCGAAGATTTTACCGTCATAGACGCGGGCGCCGACGAGCCGGAAGCGGCGCCCAAGACGGGCGGAACATGGGGCGATCTATTCGCATCGGAAACAAAGGGAACCGTTTTGCGCTACGGCAAAGCTCCTCTGCCTAAAGGCGTTTTGGGAGTGTGGCAGGAAGGATACGGCAAGAATTTTTCGGGAAAGTCGAGACTTCCGCTTAACGGTTCGGTAAGCGAAGAGATCATTCTAAAAGAACTTTCCGTTCCCGGGCCGCACATGAAAGCGAATGTCCTTAACGCGGCATTGGTACTAAGGCTTTTCGGAATTTCAAGCGAGCGCACCGCTCAAATACTCAAAGATTGGCCGGGAATTCCGCATCGTCTGCAATTTTTTTATGAATGGAAGCGAAACGCCTCAGGCGCGGGCGGCCGGAAAGACGAGGGGCAAAAGTTTACTTACCGCTTTTACAACGATTCCTGCGCTACGGTTCCGGAGGCTGCGGCCGCCGCGACGCAATCGTTCGATCGCCCGATTATTTTAATCGCAGGCGGAACGGATAAGGATCTTGATTTTTCCGCTCTTTCAAAAGTTCTGTCGCAAAAGAAAAAAACGGCCGTTCCCGTGAGAGCGCTTTACCTTTTATCAGGAAGCGGCACCGACAAACTCATAAAACGGCTTTATCCGGACGGCACAAAATATAAGGGGCCCTTCGATTCCCTTTCGGATTTGCTTAAAACTTTGAAAGCGGATCTTGAAGATCCTTGCGCCCGACACGACAGCGATGAAAAATACGGTTTTATTCCCATCGTGTTTTCACCGGGAGCGACATCTTTCGGAATGTTTGTAAACGAATTCGACCGCGGCGAAAAATTTATGACGGAAGTAAAAAAGATTTTTACTTAA
- a CDS encoding D-alanine--D-alanine ligase family protein, which produces MTVAVLYGGRSGEHEVSLVSAAAVARNITNHKIILIGINKDGLWFLQDENEYKRICADESAKLSIAEKDSNRISVVPGAKTQAFFVNGKALKIDVVFPVLHGTFGEDGTVQGLFEMADIPYVGCGVLASAVTMDKEKTKLILEQAGIKTVPFVCLRRSDLMNSDRYDATIKQIIQEFGFPLFVKPCNAGSSDGASKAENEKQLSVALMDAFNWDNKVLIEKAINAREIECSVTGNSVTAPEGDDIESVTAYMPGEILPSHQFYDYDAKYNDPSGASLLIPADLKEENIEKIRKIAVNAYKALDLSGLSRIDFFIDKDTNKLYLNEVNSIPGFTSISMFPKMCEAAGLPFKDLTELLIQEALRLYKIKASLKTSR; this is translated from the coding sequence ATGACCGTAGCTGTTTTATACGGAGGAAGATCAGGAGAACATGAAGTGTCTCTCGTTTCCGCCGCCGCCGTCGCAAGAAACATAACGAATCACAAAATTATCCTTATCGGGATAAACAAAGACGGCCTTTGGTTTTTGCAGGACGAAAACGAATACAAAAGAATATGCGCCGATGAAAGCGCAAAACTTTCCATAGCTGAAAAGGATTCCAACCGGATAAGCGTCGTTCCGGGCGCAAAAACACAGGCGTTTTTTGTGAACGGAAAAGCTTTAAAAATCGATGTAGTATTCCCCGTGCTTCACGGCACTTTCGGAGAAGATGGAACGGTTCAAGGGCTTTTCGAAATGGCCGATATTCCCTATGTCGGATGCGGAGTGTTGGCGAGCGCCGTCACGATGGACAAAGAAAAGACAAAACTCATTCTTGAGCAGGCAGGAATAAAAACCGTACCCTTTGTATGCTTAAGGCGCTCGGATTTAATGAATTCTGATCGTTACGACGCGACCATAAAGCAAATAATACAAGAATTCGGTTTTCCGCTTTTTGTAAAACCCTGCAACGCCGGATCTTCCGACGGAGCTTCAAAGGCCGAAAATGAAAAGCAGCTTTCAGTAGCGCTCATGGATGCCTTTAATTGGGACAATAAGGTACTGATCGAAAAAGCAATAAACGCAAGGGAAATCGAATGCAGCGTTACAGGAAATTCCGTAACCGCACCGGAAGGAGACGACATTGAATCCGTAACGGCTTACATGCCCGGAGAAATTCTGCCTTCTCATCAGTTTTACGACTATGACGCAAAATACAACGATCCATCGGGCGCCTCATTGCTTATTCCGGCGGATTTAAAAGAAGAAAACATAGAAAAGATCCGTAAAATCGCAGTCAACGCATACAAGGCCCTTGATCTTTCGGGTTTAAGCCGCATAGACTTTTTTATTGACAAAGACACAAACAAACTTTATTTAAATGAAGTGAATTCCATCCCCGGCTTTACAAGCATAAGCATGTTTCCCAAAATGTGCGAAGCTGCGGGCTTGCCGTTTAAAGATCTTACGGAACTGTTAATCCAAGAGGCTTTGCGTCTGTATAAAATAAAGGCCTCTTTGAAAACTTCAAGATAG
- a CDS encoding DUF2141 domain-containing protein — protein sequence MKKLFAVFFCAMIFSSSYSLYPQATDGEALCDTEIVVTGIKENSGTIVISIHDSSESFRKHIPYRTAELTADGEKAVYRIRLKAGDYAFCVYHDVNGDGKLNANAIGIPKEPFGFSNYDGKGPPGNFKKHKVFIDGAATVNIPLIKMN from the coding sequence ATGAAAAAACTATTCGCCGTATTTTTCTGCGCGATGATTTTCAGCTCGTCGTATTCCCTGTATCCTCAAGCGACGGACGGCGAAGCGCTCTGTGACACGGAAATCGTCGTTACCGGTATAAAAGAAAATTCGGGAACGATTGTTATAAGCATCCATGATTCCTCTGAAAGTTTTCGTAAACACATTCCGTATCGAACCGCCGAACTGACAGCGGACGGAGAAAAAGCGGTATACCGCATACGGCTCAAAGCCGGCGATTATGCTTTTTGCGTTTACCACGACGTCAACGGCGACGGAAAATTAAACGCGAATGCGATCGGCATACCCAAAGAGCCGTTCGGCTTCAGCAACTACGACGGCAAGGGGCCGCCCGGCAACTTCAAAAAACACAAGGTCTTTATAGACGGCGCAGCGACGGTAAACATTCCTTTGATAAAAATGAATTAG
- the queD gene encoding 6-carboxytetrahydropterin synthase QueD yields MFEIRVETDFAAAHFLCDYHGKCENLHGHNYKVFSYVRGVELGQGGMLIDFSLLKKILKTVIDKLDHTNLNDMEIFCGNPSAERIAKFIFDSVLVEAKALGCDLDYFSGKKEPFLYAVDVFETDRNRARYCPDL; encoded by the coding sequence ATGTTTGAAATAAGAGTGGAAACGGACTTTGCGGCGGCACATTTTTTGTGCGATTACCACGGAAAGTGCGAAAATCTGCACGGACACAATTACAAGGTTTTTTCATACGTCCGCGGCGTAGAACTCGGTCAAGGCGGCATGCTTATAGATTTCAGCCTTCTTAAAAAAATTCTTAAGACGGTGATAGACAAACTTGATCATACTAATCTCAACGATATGGAAATTTTTTGCGGGAATCCGAGCGCCGAGCGAATTGCAAAATTTATTTTTGACTCGGTTCTCGTCGAAGCAAAGGCTTTAGGATGTGATTTGGACTACTTTAGCGGAAAAAAAGAACCGTTTTTGTATGCCGTCGATGTTTTTGAAACCGATAGGAACCGCGCCAGATATTGTCCTGATTTATAA